Genomic segment of Melanotaenia boesemani isolate fMelBoe1 chromosome 10, fMelBoe1.pri, whole genome shotgun sequence:
TCCAAAtatggctctagtgagctctatgGAGAACGGGCTGTTTGTATGTCTGAACATTTCAATGTTCATGAGTGGAGCATGTCcacacccctctctgggagaggatccggcTTTCGCTGGTGCCTGCTCGGTGATTTTAGAGGACAGGCTCAGCTATCCCGGGGGCGggtcaatggcagtatccactactgGGAGTAGTGTTTGTtcccttcatgaggtcacaaagggaaagatctcagactcacccatttgagcAAACATTCCCTAAAAAGTGGAgtaagcaagtgagagaggtgacagaattttctcattttggggccttatacacaggctatgaagaaacacatgactgttagaaaacctttagaaagtggaTTTTGCATAGCATGAGACCTTTAAAGCAATGTTTATTGGTTGTACCTCATAATGCAGTTGTATCACATTATATAAATcaattctttaatttaattcaaagcTTTAATTCTTTAAGAAACtggatttgtttaatttctttctccTAATTTTAGTTGCACATGTTTATAAACCTTACCCAGATAAAATGACTAATCACCAGTAGAATCTTGACTCAGTGccatttaataaaattcagGACTGTATTTTGAAAGGAAAACTGTATTTTATCTGGAACATTAAATGTTTCATAAAGTACTGACTTCCAGTTTATGTTAGATTTTAAGTTGCATTTTGCTCTGacctaaataaaaaagataagttCTTAGTTGGTTTTTATTCAACATGTTTCAGCTGTGAACTTCACCTGAATAAACTTCTGTAACTGAACTTGTTCTGTTCACTTCAGatgattttgtttcatttcaaatGGAAGTTGAAAAATTAAAGGAGACCACTGCAAAGTTAGAGCTGGGTAAGTGTCCCGTTCAGTGCTTTAAAGTACAGCATTTgtttaagtaagtaagtaagtgtTTGAGATTAATGATCAAATGTATCTCTGTAAGTGTTTTTTATTACATTGCACAActtttttaagtgtaaaatgtgattaaaacatgaataaaaatggaACAGATATATAAATCAGCAATTTATTCACAAGACTTAatgacaagacaagacaagatttaatggaaaaaatcAGGTCATTCTGAATTTGTTGGCTGCAACCCATTTAAAAAAGTGAGAATGGGGAAAACAAAAGCCTTATACTCTACCTTATAGAggaaaaatcttaaataaaagCTTCAGTCATCTGCAGCAGCCTACATTTATAAACTGTGGAGTAAtcagtttcagtcatttttcttcatgtaaaactgtgaagactttgaacattttaatataatgttaTCAAAAGATTCCCAGAATTCTAAGATATCTCTCTGTTCAAGAGAAATGTCTAAAAATCTGTAGACATTACTCATGATCTTCTGGAATAAATAcacatataaaagcaaacactgATGTTGGGATGGAAATAACTGTATGGATTCAGCAACACTACTAGGAATGAACACAGTGCCTTCAAAATAGACTGGGGCAAAATGCTAAACTGTtatgtttaaacatttcatgttttctactttaaaaatgatattgggttatgacattttataaatcatttactaatgtttatatttactctGCCAGCACCACAACCTTTTAGAGCCAGAGTTATAATGTGGTccctttatattttaaattcaaaataagcttAAGCTGTTTTCTTGAACACTGAACTGGGTTTTCTCTGAGTAACATATAGCTAAAACATAGTTTACTTGACGATTTCCCTTTATCATGGCACCTTGTTCTCCTTTTTCAGCTATAAACTTTGACTTTGTGCGGAAGGCTGGTCAGAAATACTTTGTCTCCAACAAGGATAAAGGTTCGTTCTCAAAGGCCGTTGAGTTCTGCTCCCAACAAGGCCTCGAGCTGGCTCTGCCCCAGAGTGAGGAGGAGAACAGCAAGCTGAAGCAGCTGTTTGACGAAGCTGATAAAAGAGCCTGGATCAATGTCAAGAATAAAAACGCAGAGGGGAATTTTGAGGCTGACATGAACAGTCGACCTCTGACTTTTACCAAATGGGGAGAATCACAGCCAGATAAATCCATCCAGGACACTGGCTGCTCCATGTCAGATAACGGCATCTGGCGAGTGACACCTGACTGCTCTCTGAATGCTTACATCATCTGTCAGCTATAGAAAGCTCCCATCTGCAATGCAGTCACTTTTTATACCTTTGATTTACTTTATATGATCAACTTCATTTCAGGctttttttaaagtgacatttagaaataaaaaaaaataaactagctGTTCAAAGAAATGTTCAGAATGAAGAATATTTCTTCTTAAAGGGGTCGTGCAcccttaaatgtgttttttgagctgtaaacaacatagtgttacttaattatgatgaaaaccacctacaCTGGTGATATAAgtgctctctttttttaatttctttaaaacaccaggattttgtgtgtaaaaaaaagactcatAACGCCCCCTACAGGTTCAAACCAGGTTCTGATTTTCAGTTTGTCATCTTTAACTCAGTGTTTAATAAAGGGTATCcaaaaatgaagccaaaatCAAATCTGAGTGTTTGTTGtccattattgttttttgttttattacaaaatcAGAAAATTGATAATGGTTTAatctgatttttctttgatgattaggaaatggaaacagaaaaatttgtgttttttttaatgtgtagcTTCAAATGAACAAACTGCCGTCTGCAAATgtaactgtgttgtttttgcttttgcatCACCATTGTTCAGAGGAAAAAGCAGAACTACACCAACCTCAAACAACCTCAAAAGGAAATCAACTTGTTCAGAAGCATCTACATTCTGCATCAGCCTCCTTCAAGCTTCTCTTCACAGCTGAGCTGAGAGCGATGAATCCTGCAAACCCAACTCAACAGTACCCAGCTGAGACCATCCCCTTCCATGGAATGAGATACGATGGGCCCCCTGGACAACCTGAGAGTTCTACCCAAAATGTTTGGCAGCCAGCAACAAATCCTGCTTACCCAACTCAAAACTACTCAGCTGAGACTGTTCCCTTGCAGGGGACAAGGTACGAAGGCCCCCCTGGACAGCCTCAGAGGTCTACAGTGGTTCAGTACACCACTGTGGACATGAACTCTGAGCCCCCCAAGGACCACATCATCTGGTCAATCTGCAGCCTTGTCTACGGAAACCCATGTTTTCTTGGACTAGCAGCTCTCATCTTCTCTGTCAAGGTGAGTTTATGGGAGGCAGCTCTGAATTTTTCTGGAATTTTATCATTTAAGGGTTTTAAGCTTCAGTTAAGGTCTACAAAATCACAAGAAAATGTGaaggaaaaacaagagaaatattatttaatctgACCAAGTACCATCATGGTAAGGTTTTTTGGAAATAACTTCTATcacaaaagtaaataataataataaaaaaaaaatccaactgtCAGATAAAAGACAGGAATAATTCAGAAGACTGTTTGGGATGAGGAGTATTTTACATAGATTATACATAGCTTATAATTTAaggtaaaagacagaaaacagtagCATTTGTTGCAAATAAgaatctagaaaaaaaaaacaaaacccaagaACAACGAGACTGAACTCAGTGTTTGCTGTTTAAAGTTTCCTGGATGCTGAGGTATCCATGACTCCATATCATTATGTTTTGATCTTTCCAGGCCAGAGATCGGAAGATGTTTGGAGATCTGAATGGTGCCAAACACTACGGTGCCACTGCTCGCTGCCTCAACATCTGGGCCACAGTCCTGATCTCCCTGACATTCCTTATTGTCTTCATTGTAGTCATCGTTACATCTGTAACTGCAGCTCGTGCTATCCATTCAATTTCAAGCAATAACTATAATTACAGAGGATAAATGAGTCTTTGTGGTGTAACTTATTTGCCACCATGACATGATACTTGTTTCTGCTCtatttttatgatattttttGTAACTTTTCCCTTTTGCTATTGAAAAattcatttatattattatcAAATTATTGAATACTATCAGCGTTTCAGAAATCTGAAGTGGAGTTTTAGTAAAAGTTTGCTTAAACAGATCGTCACAACTGCAAAGTCTTGCATATCAGCCATCGTTCTTTTTCAACAGTTTAATCTGCCATTAAAATTTTCTGTGTATATCAGCATAATTTTTCTCTTgtgttctctttttcttcattagTAACCGATGAAAGACATAGtcatatattttctttcatatgtCTTGACAGAAAAAATCTTAAATGCTTAGTTTTTAATGAGATAAATGGTTGCTGATGGAAACATAACATGTCAATATACCAGTAAGGGAGTGAAGAAGTGCATTTTTCTACTGTATGCTACATGAAACCTCCCAGCCCACATATTCAGTGAAAGGGACCAGCAGGTGAATTCAGACATTCAGTATGTTGTGGAATTATGATGACTTACAATCATCAAGAAAACAGTCTCCTAGAAACATGAGATTTCAGTTACAAACTGAGATTATCAATGTCAaagttaaaatatgtatttttcttttctattaaaCAGAATTATTAGTTAATCTTTATAAATATTAAGATAATAAACAGTGTCATTCACATAAACAACATAATCttgttattatgttttttttttcttgtaaagctcattaaaaagattttagaaataaaatgcatgtttgACTCTGCAAGCCAAAACACTAGTTATAttgtcctgtttgtttttaattcctcaaaactgtgtttgcatgtggaTGAAAGGTGCAAACAGTTGCATAGAAAATATTTGTGTACGTGGACATGGCCTAGTTATTTgtaataatttcattttagaTAATATCCTcttacataacataaaatataaatatgcttGGACGCTAAAATCAAAATTTTCCAAAAAGATGGAAGAATTAAGCTTAGCGTTTTCTTGGTAATTATGCATGTGTttgacatgtgtgtgtgagcaatTAACACACATATTATAGATGCCCACATTTTCCTCTGTTAAGAATTCTGTTTCACTTCTGGATTTCATCAAATGACATGTTCAAGCTTATAACGGTCTTTTGGTGGCTGACCACAAGCAGTTAATCTGTTACGACATGCTGTAGAAGGGACTAAGTAGGGAACTTCAAAACAACAAATTTTTCAGCTCAGAACTCAACTCAAGCCTGAAAGTGAAaggtttattcatttatttattttttagttaatgTTACACAAGACAGATATACAGGTTGAATCTGCAGACACCGTTCTGGCTCTAGCTTCAACTCTGTTCTAGAGTATCAGAACCTTGGTGCTTTCTGGTAAACCAGCCCCATGTttacaccagtttaaccagaaccaaagtaGGAGGGCTTT
This window contains:
- the LOC121647057 gene encoding mannose-binding protein-like; translated protein: MEVEKLKETTAKLELAINFDFVRKAGQKYFVSNKDKGSFSKAVEFCSQQGLELALPQSEEENSKLKQLFDEADKRAWINVKNKNAEGNFEADMNSRPLTFTKWGESQPDKSIQDTGCSMSDNGIWRVTPDCSLNAYIICQL
- the LOC121647051 gene encoding dispanin subfamily A member 2b-like isoform X1 yields the protein MNPANPTQQYPAETIPFHGMRYDGPPGQPESSTQNVWQPATNPAYPTQNYSAETVPLQGTRYEGPPGQPQRSTVVQYTTVDMNSEPPKDHIIWSICSLVYGNPCFLGLAALIFSVKARDRKMFGDLNGAKHYGATARCLNIWATVLISLTFLIVFIVVIVTSVTAARAIHSISSNNYNYRGYCH
- the LOC121647051 gene encoding dispanin subfamily A member 2b-like isoform X2, whose protein sequence is MNPANPTQQYPAETIPFHGMRYDGPPGQPESSTQNVWQPATNPAYPTQNYSAETVPLQGTRYEGPPGQPQRSTVVQYTTVDMNSEPPKDHIIWSICSLVYGNPCFLGLAALIFSVKARDRKMFGDLNGAKHYGATARCLNIWATVLISLTFLIVFIVVIVTSVTAARAIHSISSNNYNYRG